A part of Rattus norvegicus strain BN/NHsdMcwi chromosome 4, GRCr8, whole genome shotgun sequence genomic DNA contains:
- the Vom1r87 gene encoding vomeronasal 1 receptor 87, whose protein sequence is MSSIKNVLYLQTGLGVLANMFLLTFYIFIIPGHRPKLMDLISCQLTFIHIMMFLSAGEIWLTELFESLNMENDFICKTIFYISRVMRGLSICTTCLLSVFQAVTISPSTSLLAKFKHKLKKYIIYAFFYIWSFNLSFSSNQIFSVGSYTNVSKNNQMKVTKYCSNFPMNSIIRGLILTVTTLRDVFLVGVMLSTSAYMVVFLFRHQRQCKHLHSINHLRVSPEKRATQTILLLVICFVFMYWVDFIISSTSILLWKYDPVILTIQKFVMNVYPTITPLVQISSDNRIINVLKNLWPKCQQAS, encoded by the coding sequence ATGTCTTCAATCAAGAATGTCCTTTATCTCCAAACTGGACTTGGAGTACTAGCCAATATGTTTCTGCTGACTTTCTATATCTTCATTATCCCAGGTCATAGACCAAAGCTCATGGACCTGATCTCATGTCAATTAACTTTCATTCACATAATGATGTTCCTCAGTGCAGGGGAGATTTGGCTTACAGAATTATTTGagtcactgaacatggagaatgACTTCATATGTAAAACAATTTTTTACATAAGCAGGGTGATGAGAGGCCTCTCTATCTGTaccacctgcctcctgagtgtgttcCAGGCTGTCACTATCAGCCCCAGTACCTCACTGTTGGCAAAATTTAAACATAAACTGAAAAAATATATCATCTATGCTTTCTTCTATATATGGTCTTTCAATTTGTCCTTCAGCAGTAACCAGATCTTCTCTGTTGGTTCTTATACCAATGTGAGTAAGAACAATCAGATGAAGGTCACTAAATACTGTTCAAACTTTCCCATGAACAGCATCATCAGGGGATTGATTTTAACAGTAACAACTTTAAGAGACGTGTTTCTTGTAGGAGTCATGCTAAGCACAAGTGCATACATGGTGGTTTTCTTGTTCAGACATCAGAGGCAATGCAAGCATCTTCATAGCATCAACCACTTGAGAGTGTCCCCTGAGAAAAGGGCCACCCAGACCATCTTGCTCCTGGTGATTTGCTTTGTGTTCATGTACTGGgtggacttcatcatctcatCCACATCTATCCTGTTATGGAAGTACGACCCTGTTATCCTGACTATTCAGAAGTTTGTGATGAATGTCTATCCCACAATTACTCCTTTGGTACAAATCAGTTCTGACAACAGAATAATCAATGTGCTGAAAAACTTATGGCCAAAATGCCAGCAGGCTTCTTAA